Part of the Halopenitus persicus genome is shown below.
GCGCGCGCACGAGCGTGACGAAGTCGATGGACCCCGAGACGGACGGGAACGAGACCTCGAGCAGCCCCTCGCGGTTGCGCTCACACAGCACCAGCGCACGGTACCCGCGTCGCTGGGAGAAGGTCTTGGCGACCTGGATCTCGTCGCCGTATTTCGTGTCGTACTCCGCGAGGATCTTGTTCGGCGCCAGGTCCTCCGAGGTCATCAGCACGCGCTCGGAGCCGTTGACGATGAAGTAGCCGCCGGGGTCGACCGGGTCCTCGCCGATGTCGATCAGTTCCTCGTCGGAGAAGCCGGCCATGTTGCACTTCTCGGAGCCGACCATGATCGGCATCCGTCCGACCTTCGTCTCCGTGGAGTCGACGACCGTCTCCGGCTCCTCCTCGCCGCCGCGGACGATCGACATCTCCATGAAGACCGGCGCGGAGTAGGTGATGTTCCGAAGGCGAGCCTCCTGGGGATACAGCAGTTCCTCGGAGCCGTCCGCCTCGCGGACGCGCGGGGTGACCATTCGAACGTCGCCGAGCTCGACGTAGACGGGCTCTTGGCCCTCCTTGTCGCCGATGTCGGTCTCGATCGTCTCCTTCTCGTCGACGACGTCCTGCATCCCGCGATTCAGGAAGTTGTTGAACGAGCGGAAGTGGTGTTCTGCGAGCCGTTCATCCGAGAAGTATTCGCGTGAAACCACGCGTCGGTCTTCCCTGTTCATGAGATCACGAGTCGATAGACGGTCGCCTGGTCCGTCGTCCGCGACTCCCGGACGATCTTGACGACGTCGCCCGGCTCCGCCTCGTCGGGCAGCGCCGGGTCGGTGCGTTTGATCCGCGGCAGGTCGGTTTTCGATACGTTATACTCCGCGAGCACCTCCTCGACCGCCTCCGGGTCGTCGAGGAGCTCGTGGTTCGGAACGAGTTCGTGGTCAGTTACGTTTACCATGGGTGATGGGGGAAGAAGCTATCACGAGATACTACAGGTCGTTATTCTCCCCATGCTCATAAGAGTTGCCAACCGAGCCGGGAAGCGCCGCTCTCGGCGGCGGGCGGGTGATACGCGAAGACACGGCCGGTCGGCATAAAAGAGTGACGCCGGTTCCGGTCGCCGCGGCAGTCCGGGGCCTTCCTGTCGCGGTCCGGCCGTCGACCGATCAGTTTGGCCGGTCGAATGGGACCGATCGACACGCCTGCGCCGGATGACAAGCCTTATTTGTGCTACTCGGCTATCCGAGAGTGCAGCAGGCCCGGATGGTGTAGTGGCCCATCATACGACCCTGTCACGGTCGTGACGCGGGTTCAAATCCCGCTCCGGGCGCTCCCGCTGCAACCGACGCGAACCACCGGCTGCCCGGATGGTGTAGTGGCCCATCATACGACCCTGTCACGGTCGTGACGCGGGTTCAAATCCCGCTCCGGGCGTTTTCGACGAACAACACGGCGAGCGAAGCGAGCCGCTCGTCGAAGGCGGATGCGAGGGAATGTGAATCTGAGGACGATCGATCGGAGCGAGTGGAGCCCTCCGGGTTCAGATCTCGCTCCGGGCGTTTCTCCCGTCGCAACGACGAGTGAGAAGTGCACCCCGTGACACCCTACGGGATCGGTTCCCGTTCTGACGATCGTCGCTCGACCTCGAGCGAGATGCACTTCTCCTCGAGAGGCGTCACTCCTCCTCGAGGAGCCCCATATCGCGAGCGACCAGGTCCGCCAGCCGGTCGGCGATGCCCGGCGCGACCTCGGCGATCTCCTCGCCGCCGTGGCGGTTTCGGTTATGGCGGTCGATCGCGTCGGCCAGCGACGACAGCGGGACGCGCGTCGTCGTCTCGCAGGCCGAACACCGGATCGGAACGGTCGGCTCGTCCCCGTCCGTCGCCGTCAGCGACTCGTTTCCGCCGTTCGAGTCGTCAGCCTCGCTGGTGTCGCTCATTGACGATTCGGTCGCCCGCGGCCGATATAAACACGTTGAACCGGTCGCTTCCGCCGCCCCGGTCGTCCCGTCGAACCGGTCGCTCCCGCCGAATCGGGCGTCCCGTCGAATCGGGCGTCCTCGCCGCCGCGATGAAGGGGAATCCTTATCGTTCCGATCCGCGATACCGTTGCACGATGCGCACCGCACGTTTCCGCGATCCGGCCGGCACCGTTCGAACCGGCGAATGGACCGACGACGGCCTCCACGCCGCGGGCGAGACCTACGATCCCGACGCGGTCGAGGTGCTGCCGCCCGTCTCCCCGAGCAAGATCGTCTGCGTCGGGTTGAACTACACCGACCACGCGGCCGAGTCCGGCAAGGACGTGCCCGATCGACCGCTGCTGTTCTTGAAACCGCCGAACACGCTGTCGGCGCACGGCGACACGGTCACGCTCCCGACGGCCCCGGACCGGATCGACCACGAGGCCGAGTTGGGCGTCGTGATCGGCGAGCAGTGTCGCAACGTCGACGCGGCGGACGCCGCGGACGTTATCGCGGGCTACACCTGCGTGAACGACCTCTCGAACCGCGACGATCAGCGGCAGGAGCAGAACTGGGTCCGCGGCAAGGCGTTCGACAACGCCGCCCCGATCGGCCCGGTCGTGGCCGATCCCGAGCTGGTTCCCGACGACGCGACCATCGAGTGCCGCGTGAACGGAGAGACCCGGCAGTCCTCCAGCATCGACGCCCTCAGTTTCTCGCCAGCGGAGCTGATCGCGGAGATCACCGACCTGATCACCCTCGAGCCCGGGGACGTGATCGCGACCGGAACCCCCGCCGGCGTCAGCCCGCTGGCGGACGGCGACGAGGTGGTCGTCGAGATCGAGGGGATCGGCGCGCTCGAGACGACCGTTCGACGGTGAAGCTGGCTCGCTGACGCGAATCCGCTCGCTCGTTTTTACAACCACACCGCTTATTCGCTCCCCCGTCCAACCCCGGGTCACGATGGACTCGCTGCACGCGCGGTACCCGTTCTTCGAGGCGGCTCGCGAGGCCGTCGCGGCGGCCGACGTCTCGTTGCCTGCCCTCGTCGCCGCGGACGCGCCGGCGGTCGAGCGCGGCCACGAGCGCGTGGAGCGAGCGCTCCGATCGGGCACGACCGCGAGCGAGACGCCCGATGCCTACGACGTGAAGGCGGAACTCCTCTCGTACCCGATCGCTCGCATTCTCGTTTCTCTCCTCGAGTCGACCCCCGCCGTCGAGAAGTACGCGAGCGCCGAGGCCGCCACCGCCGCCGACCGGATCCGTGCGGACCTCGACCGGGAGGACACCCTCCGGTCGACCGACGCGGTCTCGCTCGAACTCTCGGACGTCCTTCGGGAGTTCGATCTCGACGACGCGGTTCGACCCGACGTTCAGGTGGCGGGTCGCGGGTCGAGCGATGGTGGGCCGGTGCCGACCGGTCCGCGCGCGTCGCGACCCGTCACCCGGGATCCGGAGTGGTTCCGGGTCGACGTCGGCCCCTACCTGCAGCTGTCCGACCCGGACTGGGGCGACCGGTGGCGGCTCGTCAACCGCGAGCTCCGTGACGGCGCGGTCCGGATCGACCGATCGGATCTCGAACGGTGTCTCGAACGGGCGGTTCGATCGCGGGTTCTGGAGGGGCTTCCCTTCGAGTTCGCGGCCGACGACGGGATCGGCAGCGACCTCGAGGCACACGTCGCCGACCTCCGGCGGCTCCTCGACGAGCGGGCGACCGTCGGCGGGTTCGACGTCGTCGTCCCCGAGCTGTTCCCGCCGTGTATGCGAAACCTGATCGACAAGGCCGAACGGGAGGCGGCGCTGTCGCCGCCGGAGAGCCTCGCGCTGATGGCCTTCCTGACGGCGATCGGGATGTCGCCCGACGAGATCGTCGCCTTCTGTGCCGACACAAGCCTCGACGCCGAGGGGATCCGCTATCAGACCGAGTACCTCCGTGACGACGCCGGCGCCCAGTATCCCCCGCCGACCTGCGAGACGCTCTCCGCGTACGGGATCTGTCACAACGAGGAGGACCACTGGCAGGTCGCCGGCGACCCGCTGGCCTACTACGAGGCTCGGCTGGAGACTGCCGAGGACGTGGTCGACTGGCGGGACCGGAACGACGTCGCCGAGGCGGCGTGAGCGGCGAACGGCCGATCGTCCGGCGTCGGCGTACGGCGTGCGATGCTCTTCCCGCCTGTTCTCCTGCCCGCGTGTCTCAGAATGAGCCGTCGGTTCCGTTCGCTCGCATCAGATAGACGCCGACCAGCGCCATCAGCAGCACGAACCCGCCGAGGAGGCCGACGAGCGCGACCCCGCCCGCGGGCGCCAACGAGACCTCCCCCGAGGGGCCGGCTCCGGTCCCGAACCGGCTCCCGACCGCGATGAGGCCGACCACGAAGACGAGGACCGCGGCGAGGGAGACGACGATCTGGCGACGAAGCTCCGCGTCGATGTCCATACGTCCGGTTCCGGACGGCCGGGCCAAAAGCATGTCGAACCGGCCCTCAGCGAATGGTACCCCGTGATCGGGTGCCGACGTTAGAGGTCGTCGAGGGTCGTCCGCTTTGAGTCGCCGACGAACTCCGTGAAGTCCGTTCCGTCCGCGATCGCGGTCTCCTTTTTCACCCGGTAGTTGCCGCCGTCGGTCGTGTAGAGGTCGCCCGGGTGGAAGAAATACCAGTCCTCGCGGTCGAACCGGACGGCGATGCGGGCCTTCGCGCCGAAGTTCCGCGAGAAGAACAGCAGCGCCTCCACCTCCTCGCCGTCGAGGTAGATCGGGTCGCCGGCGCTGGATTTGGCCTCGATCGCGTAGAACCGTTCGCCGTTGCCCGCGAGCACGTCCGGCAGCTCGCGCTCCGTCGCGCTCCCGCTTGCGGGCGCGCGCATCACCGCGAACCCGGCCTCGTCGAGGGCGTTGACGAGCTCGCGCTCGCGGCGGTCGCCCTTTCGGTTAGCGGACATCGATCGTCCCCGGTACGGCGGGTCGGTCGTGGTCGCGTGCGTCGGTCATACGACTCGTTTCGTGCTCGCCGGTAAAAACGCGACGCCCGGCGTCGGTTCGGGATCGACCCGTGGTCGATCGGCCGGATCAGGTTCCGTGCTCCCAACTGTCCATGTACTCGCGCTGCTCGGACGACAGCGAGTCGTACTCGACGCCCTCGGCGGCGAGCTTGATCTCGGCGACCTCCCGGTCGAGCTCGTCGGGGACGTCGTGGACCCCGGCCTCGTAGTCGTCGCCGTTCTCGACGAGCTCGCGCACGCAAACCGCCTGGATCCCGAAGCTCTGGTCCATCACCTCGACCGGATGCCCCAGCGCGATGGGCGCGGCGAGGTTGACGAGTCGTCCCTCGGCGATCACGTTCAGCTCGCGCCCGTCGGGCAGCTCGTAGGCCTCGACGCCCTCGCGGGCCTCGAACCGGTCGACGGCGAGTTCGTCCAGGTCCTCCAGGTTCACCTCGACGTCGAAGTGGCCGGCGTTCGCCAGCAGCACGCCGTCCTTCATGTTCTCGAAGTGTTCCTTCGTGATCACGTCGCGGTTGCCGGTGGTCGTGATGAAGACGTCGCCCTTCGCGGCGGCCTCCTCCATCGGCAGCACGTCGTAACCCTCCATGTGCGCCTCCAGAGCGCGGCGTGGTTCGACCTCGGTCACGATGACGTTCGCGTTCTGGCCGGCCGCCTTCTTCGCGACGCCCTGTCCGCAGTAGCCGTAGCCGCCGACCACGACGTTCTTGCCGGCGAACGAGAGGTTCGTCGTCATCGCGATGGTCGCCAACGAGGACTCGCCGGTGCCGTGGACGTTGTCGAACAGCCGCTTCATCGGCGTGTCGTTGACCGCGAAGACCGGATAGCGGAGCTCGCCGTCCGCGTCCATCGCCCGCAGACGGTGCACGCCCGTCGTCGTCTCCTCGGCCCCGCCGACGATCGAGTCGATCAGCTCGGGGTACTCCTCGTGGACGAGCTTCACCATGTCCATCCCGTCGTCGACGGTGATCGTCGGATCGTGGGCGACGACCGCGTGCATCGCGTCGTAGTACGCCTCGTCGTCGACGCCGCGGACCGCGTAGGAGGTGATGTTCTCGTGTGCGTTCAGCGCGGCCGAGACGTCGTCGTGGGTCGAGAGCGGATTACAGCCGGTGATCGCGACCTCCGCGCCGCCGTCCGCCAGCAGCTCGACGAGGTTCGCGGTCTTCGCCTCCACGTGCATCGCCATCGCGATGACCTCGCCCTCGAGAGGCCGGTCCGTGACGAAGGACTCGCGCAGCTCCGAGAGGATCGGCATGTGTTGGAGGGCCCAGTCCATCTTCCGGCGTCCCTCCTCGCGTGCCGTCTCCGGCTCCGCGAGGTGCTCGACGACCGGTGAGTAATGGTCGCTCATGGCGAATACTGGTCGAGCCCGCTAGAAAACCCTACCGACACGCTGCGCTGCCGAGCAGTTCCATCGACACGCTGCGCTGCCGAGCGGTCGAGTCAACGGACGACGATGGTGGGTGATCGGGGACGGCAGTGGTGGTGAGTGTGGGTGGTGGGTGGTGGTGGGGGACCCCCACGGTGAAGTGGTGAGTGGTGAGTGGTGTGGGTGTCCATCCGAACGGATGGGTCGTGGGAAACCCCCCATCGTGTGCCTCTCCCCGCGTCGCCCGCACTCGACCCGAAGGGGGTCAACCGAATAAATCCCCCTCGCCGTTCGAACCGTGAAAACCGTTTATCACCGTTTATACTCCGGGATCTCGCGTAAACGGTCGAAACGATCGGGATCGATCCTGCGCAACCGACCGGGATCGATCCCGGCGTCGGTTCACTCCTCGGCGCGTGCGACCAGCGCCGCCGCGTGGTCGGCCGCCCGGTCCATCACGGCCCCGGCGTCGAGGGTCGTGACCTCCCGGTCGCGCATCAGGACCGTCCCGTCACAGACCGTGTGGCGGACGTCCGAACCACGGACCGCGTACGCGAGGTGTGACACGACGTCGTGGGCGGGCGTCAGATGTGGTGCCTCGAGGTCGACCACGATCAGGTCCGCGGCGGCGCCCGCCTCGATCCGGCCCCCGGGAAGGCCGATCGCGTCGGCGCCGTCGCTCGTCGCCATCTCCACGACCGCCGCGGCCGGCACCGCCGACGCGTCGTCGGCGCCGATCTTGCCGACCATCGCGGCGTCGCGCAGCTCGTCGAAGAGGTCGAGGTCGTTGTTCGAGGCGGCGCCGTCGGTGCCGATCCCGACGGTGACGCCCGCCTCCCGAAGGCGCTGGACCGGTGCGATCCCGGACGCGAGCTTCATGTTCGAGGCGGGACAGTGGATCACCGACGTGTCCGTCTCCGCGAGCAGCTCCGTCTCGGTCCCGTCGACGTGCACGCCGTGTGCGAGGAACCGGTTCGGCCCGAGCGCGCCCCGGTCGGCCGCGTACTCCAGCGGGCGGACGCCGTGGTCCTCGACGATCGGCTCCACCTCGCCCGTCGTCTCGTTGGCGTGGAGATGGACCCACAGGCCGTCCTCGTCGGCGAGCTCGATCCCCTCCGCCAGCAGGTCCCCCGGAACCGTCGTCAGCGAGTGGGGCATGAACGCGGTCCGGATCCGACCGTCCGCGGCCCCGTCGTAGGTCCGCGCGAACTCCAGGCTGCCCTCGAGGTCCGCGCGCGCGTCCGCCTCGTCCTTGCCGACGGCGACGACGCCCCGGCCGAGCCGGGCGCGGACCCCGGCCCGCTCGACGACCTCGGCGACGCGGTCCATCGAGAAGTACATGTCCGCGAACGCGGTCGTACCCGACCGGATCATCTCGAGAATGCCCAGCTCCGCGCCGACCGCGATGTCGTCGTCGGTGAGCTCGGCTTCGACCGGCCAGATGTCCTCCCGCAGCCACGACTCCAGCGGCTTGTCGTCGGCGTAACCCCGCAACAGCGTCATCGAGACGTGCGTGTGACCGTTGACGAGCCCCGGCATCACGAGCCCGCCCTCGGCGTCGAGCGTCCGGGCGATCTCTCGGTCCGCGGTGACGTCCTCGCCGACCGCCTCGATCCGGCCCGCGTCCGCGTCGATCAGTACGTCCGCCTCGCTCACGCGGCCGTCGGGGTGGAGCACCCGACCGCCGGTGACGGCAAGCGCATTCATGCGCGACCGTTCGCTCAGCGACGGCGTAACTCCACCGGAAACGGTCGGACCGTGACGTCCCGTCGACCGTGGCCGTCACCGCCCGCTACCTGTCCGCGCAGTACTCCACGAAGTTCCGCAGGATCCGCAGCCCGGTTTCCCCGCTCTTTTCGGGGTGGAACTGCGTGCCGAACACGTTGCCCGCCTCGTTGGCGACGATCGCCGGGAACTCGACGCCGTGGCGGCTGGTGGCGACCACCGCGTCCGGATCCTCCGGCTCGGCGTAATAGGAGTGGACGAAGTAGGCGTACTTCCCGTCCACGCCGGCGGAGATGGGATGCTCCCGGTCGACGGCGAGGTCGTTCCACCCCATGTGCGGGACCTTCTCGTCGACGTCGAACCGGACGTTTGTCCCCGGGATCAGGTCGAGGCCGCGAACCTCGCCCTGGCCGGCGTGGTCGGCCTCCTCGCTGGAGGTCAGCAGCATCTGCATCCCGAGACAGATGCCGAACAGCGGGCGACCCGCCTCGGCGTGTTCGACGAGCGCGTCCCGGTACGGCCCCGCGTTCTCCATCCCCTCGCGAAACGCACCGACGCCGGGGAGGACGACGCCGTCGGCGTCGGCGAACGTCTCGGGGTCGTCCGTGATCGTCACGGACGCGCCGGCGCGTTCGAGTCCGCGAGTGGCCGACCGCAGGTTCCCGAGCCCGTAATCGACGATCGCGACCTCGGCCAGCGCCTCGTCCGGCGGCTCCGGTATGCTCATACTCCCCCTCCGCGGGCCGTCGTCAAGTCGGTTTCCCTCGTCCCCTGCAGCCTCGAAGCCGAACCGTTCAGAACTCGCCGAGTCGGGACTGGCCGCCGCCGTTGCTTCCGCCGTCGGTGCCGGTTTCCGCATCGTTTCCGCCGCCGATCCCCGCGATCCGGGCCGCCTCGGCGATCGCCTCGAAGAATCCCTCGCGTTGGCTCCGGTCGTACAGCGTCGCGGCCGGGTGGACCGACAGGAGCACGCGTCGCGACGACTCGCCGATCCGCGCGTCGACGACCGACCCGGCCTCCGCGGTGATCGCGACGTCCCGATCGAGGACGTGCTGGCTCGGGACCTTCCCGAGCGTGACGAGCAGCTCGGGATCGACCCGGTCAAGCTCCGCCGCCAGATAGCCGCGACAGTTCGACAGCTCCTCGGCGGTCGGGTCCCGATTTTCCGGCGGTCGACACCGGATGCAGTTCGTGATCCGAACGTCGGACCGGACCAGTCCAGCCGCCTGCAGCGCCTCGTCGAGCACGTCGCCCGATCGTCCGACGAACGGCTCACCCCGTTCGTCCTCGTCGGCGCCCGGTGCCTCCCCGAGAAACACTAGATCTGCGTCCGTCGGCCCGACCCCGTTCACGATCCGGGACCGCGAGTCGACCAGCGCCGGGCACCGCTCACAGTCGGTCACCTGAAGGTCGTCATCGAGCACCGCGGTCGACCCCCGAGATCCGTCGTCGCCGTTCATACCGATCGGGCGACCGGGAGGGTCAAAAACCCGATCGGGTTCGATCGGATTCGATCACGTCCGGATCCATTCCGCTGATCCGACGTCGGCTTTTATCTCGTCCGGGTCTGGAACTCTCGAAACGCCCGCGCCGCTTGCTTCGCCACGCGGACCGGTTCCGGTCGGTCGTCGTCGATCGTCAGCTCACGGACGATCTCGACGGCGCGATCGGGATCGACGCCGACCGCGCGCACGAACGGCGCGGTCGATCCGTGTCGGTCCGGCAGCGAGCGGTACGTTTCGAGCCGGTTCTCCAGCGCGTCGCCGTCGAACTGCTCCCGCAGGGTCGGTTCCAATCCCGGACTCGCCTCGAAGGAGACCGCGATGACGGGGCGGTCGACCGCCTCGTGGACCGTCT
Proteins encoded:
- a CDS encoding DUF7472 family protein yields the protein MDIDAELRRQIVVSLAAVLVFVVGLIAVGSRFGTGAGPSGEVSLAPAGGVALVGLLGGFVLLMALVGVYLMRANGTDGSF
- a CDS encoding DNA primase produces the protein MDSLHARYPFFEAAREAVAAADVSLPALVAADAPAVERGHERVERALRSGTTASETPDAYDVKAELLSYPIARILVSLLESTPAVEKYASAEAATAADRIRADLDREDTLRSTDAVSLELSDVLREFDLDDAVRPDVQVAGRGSSDGGPVPTGPRASRPVTRDPEWFRVDVGPYLQLSDPDWGDRWRLVNRELRDGAVRIDRSDLERCLERAVRSRVLEGLPFEFAADDGIGSDLEAHVADLRRLLDERATVGGFDVVVPELFPPCMRNLIDKAEREAALSPPESLALMAFLTAIGMSPDEIVAFCADTSLDAEGIRYQTEYLRDDAGAQYPPPTCETLSAYGICHNEEDHWQVAGDPLAYYEARLETAEDVVDWRDRNDVAEAA
- a CDS encoding endonuclease dU translates to MKPGSRSLGIAFSDGDDRSWVAGALVRTNGRVDDLVGGTCTVGGTDATAAVVELVERLGREDARRIVIAGIAPAWFNLIDIETVHEAVDRPVIAVSFEASPGLEPTLREQFDGDALENRLETYRSLPDRHGSTAPFVRAVGVDPDRAVEIVRELTIDDDRPEPVRVAKQAARAFREFQTRTR
- a CDS encoding adenosylhomocysteinase, giving the protein MSDHYSPVVEHLAEPETAREEGRRKMDWALQHMPILSELRESFVTDRPLEGEVIAMAMHVEAKTANLVELLADGGAEVAITGCNPLSTHDDVSAALNAHENITSYAVRGVDDEAYYDAMHAVVAHDPTITVDDGMDMVKLVHEEYPELIDSIVGGAEETTTGVHRLRAMDADGELRYPVFAVNDTPMKRLFDNVHGTGESSLATIAMTTNLSFAGKNVVVGGYGYCGQGVAKKAAGQNANVIVTEVEPRRALEAHMEGYDVLPMEEAAAKGDVFITTTGNRDVITKEHFENMKDGVLLANAGHFDVEVNLEDLDELAVDRFEAREGVEAYELPDGRELNVIAEGRLVNLAAPIALGHPVEVMDQSFGIQAVCVRELVENGDDYEAGVHDVPDELDREVAEIKLAAEGVEYDSLSSEQREYMDSWEHGT
- the hisH gene encoding imidazole glycerol phosphate synthase subunit HisH translates to MSIPEPPDEALAEVAIVDYGLGNLRSATRGLERAGASVTITDDPETFADADGVVLPGVGAFREGMENAGPYRDALVEHAEAGRPLFGICLGMQMLLTSSEEADHAGQGEVRGLDLIPGTNVRFDVDEKVPHMGWNDLAVDREHPISAGVDGKYAYFVHSYYAEPEDPDAVVATSRHGVEFPAIVANEAGNVFGTQFHPEKSGETGLRILRNFVEYCADR
- a CDS encoding uracil-DNA glycosylase, with protein sequence MNGDDGSRGSTAVLDDDLQVTDCERCPALVDSRSRIVNGVGPTDADLVFLGEAPGADEDERGEPFVGRSGDVLDEALQAAGLVRSDVRITNCIRCRPPENRDPTAEELSNCRGYLAAELDRVDPELLVTLGKVPSQHVLDRDVAITAEAGSVVDARIGESSRRVLLSVHPAATLYDRSQREGFFEAIAEAARIAGIGGGNDAETGTDGGSNGGGQSRLGEF
- a CDS encoding fumarylacetoacetate hydrolase family protein; this translates as MRTARFRDPAGTVRTGEWTDDGLHAAGETYDPDAVEVLPPVSPSKIVCVGLNYTDHAAESGKDVPDRPLLFLKPPNTLSAHGDTVTLPTAPDRIDHEAELGVVIGEQCRNVDAADAADVIAGYTCVNDLSNRDDQRQEQNWVRGKAFDNAAPIGPVVADPELVPDDATIECRVNGETRQSSSIDALSFSPAELIAEITDLITLEPGDVIATGTPAGVSPLADGDEVVVEIEGIGALETTVRR
- a CDS encoding amidohydrolase translates to MNALAVTGGRVLHPDGRVSEADVLIDADAGRIEAVGEDVTADREIARTLDAEGGLVMPGLVNGHTHVSMTLLRGYADDKPLESWLREDIWPVEAELTDDDIAVGAELGILEMIRSGTTAFADMYFSMDRVAEVVERAGVRARLGRGVVAVGKDEADARADLEGSLEFARTYDGAADGRIRTAFMPHSLTTVPGDLLAEGIELADEDGLWVHLHANETTGEVEPIVEDHGVRPLEYAADRGALGPNRFLAHGVHVDGTETELLAETDTSVIHCPASNMKLASGIAPVQRLREAGVTVGIGTDGAASNNDLDLFDELRDAAMVGKIGADDASAVPAAAVVEMATSDGADAIGLPGGRIEAGAAADLIVVDLEAPHLTPAHDVVSHLAYAVRGSDVRHTVCDGTVLMRDREVTTLDAGAVMDRAADHAAALVARAEE
- the hjc gene encoding Holliday junction resolvase Hjc; this encodes MSANRKGDRRERELVNALDEAGFAVMRAPASGSATERELPDVLAGNGERFYAIEAKSSAGDPIYLDGEEVEALLFFSRNFGAKARIAVRFDREDWYFFHPGDLYTTDGGNYRVKKETAIADGTDFTEFVGDSKRTTLDDL
- a CDS encoding DNA-directed RNA polymerase subunit H, which gives rise to MVNVTDHELVPNHELLDDPEAVEEVLAEYNVSKTDLPRIKRTDPALPDEAEPGDVVKIVRESRTTDQATVYRLVIS